Genomic DNA from Alistipes indistinctus YIT 12060:
CTATTGAGAAGGACGGGACGATTATCGAGGCGTTGTCCAACGCGATGTTCAGGGTTGAACTCGACAACGGCCACGTAATCACCGCCCACATTTCGGGTAAGATGCGGATGCACTACATCAAGATCCTGCCCGGCGACAAGGTAAAAGTTGAGATGTCCCCGTACGACCTGAGTAAGGGACGGATTTCGTTCAGGTACAAATAGAACAGAACCCGGGACCGGTTCGTTGGCGTGAAGCGGAGGCCGTGAGGCCCGCGATGCGCGGAGGACGTCCCACAAAGATTTCTGAAAAATGAAAGTTAGAACATCCATCAAGAAGAGAAGCGAGGATTGCAAGATCGTGAAACGCAAGGGGCGCCTCTACGTGATCTGCAAGAAGAATCCCAAGCTGAAAATGCGTCAGGGATAGTCAACGGAATCAAACAAAAAAGCATAATTCAAATTTATGGCACGTATAGTAGGTGTAGATTTACCGAGAAATAAAAGAGGGTATATAGGGCTGACCTATATCTACGGGGTCGGTCGCAGCACCGCCCTGACGATCCTCGAAAAGGCCAACGTGGATCCCGAACTGAAGGTTCAGGAGTGGAGCGACGACCAGATCGCCGCGATCCGTAACACCATCGCCGAGGAGGGATTCAAGGTCGAAGGCGAGCTCCGCTCGTCCGTTCAGCTGAACATCAAGCGACTGATGGACATCGGTTGCTACCGCGGCATCCGCCACCGTATCGGTCTTCCGGTCCGCGGTCAGAGCACGAAGAACAATGCCCGTA
This window encodes:
- the infA gene encoding translation initiation factor IF-1; translated protein: MAKQAAIEKDGTIIEALSNAMFRVELDNGHVITAHISGKMRMHYIKILPGDKVKVEMSPYDLSKGRISFRYK
- the rpmJ gene encoding 50S ribosomal protein L36 translates to MKVRTSIKKRSEDCKIVKRKGRLYVICKKNPKLKMRQG
- the rpsM gene encoding 30S ribosomal protein S13 — protein: MARIVGVDLPRNKRGYIGLTYIYGVGRSTALTILEKANVDPELKVQEWSDDQIAAIRNTIAEEGFKVEGELRSSVQLNIKRLMDIGCYRGIRHRIGLPVRGQSTKNNARTRKGRKKTVANKKKATK